One Electrophorus electricus isolate fEleEle1 chromosome 10, fEleEle1.pri, whole genome shotgun sequence genomic region harbors:
- the slc6a19b gene encoding solute carrier family 6 member 19b has protein sequence MRLTLPNPGLEDRILSHAQLEKLELEEAGERPKWDNKAQYMLTCVGFCVGLGNVWRFPYLCQSHGGGAFMIPFLILLVLEGIPLLHLEFAIGQRLRKSSVGVWRTVSPYMVGVGIASMFVSLLVSLYYNTIIAWVMWYFFNSFQEPLPWSQCPLNENRTGLVSDCARSSPVDYFWYRKTLNVTPAIDETGGLQWWMVLCLIAAWGVLYVCCIRGIETTGKAVYVTSTLPYLVLTIFLIRGLTLKGSVDGIKFLFMPDLAELANPTTWLDAGAQVFYSFSLAFGGLISFSSYNSVHNNCEQDAVIISIINAFTSIFAATVIYTIIGFRATKRFDDCLGGNILTLLNTFDLPETNITVHNYDQVLRDLNATHPNIIQDLNLPTCNLNTFLSEGVEGTGLAFIVFTEAITKMPLSPLWAVLFFIMLFCLGLSSMFGNIEGVLVPLQDLGVFPKSWPKEAISGVTCLVCCCLGLIFVQGSGDYWLALFDSFAGSIPLLIVAFCEMVGVVYIYGVDRFNEDLVFMIGHKPNIFWQATWRVISPLVMLVIFLFYFVTTISKELFYIAWDPESEKFPTLEKKPYPSWIYVIIFILAGIPSLSVPGAAIFMAIRKWRDKAYSGN, from the exons ATGAGGCTGACACTACCTAACCCAGGCCTGGAGGATCGGATCCTGAGCCATGCCCAGTTGGAgaagctggagctggaggaggccgGAGAAAGGCCGAAGTGGGACAACAAAGCCCAGTACATGCTGACGTGCGTGGGCTTCTGTGTGGGCCTGGGCAACGTCTGGCGCTTCCCCTACCTGTGCCAGAGCCATGGTGGAG GCGCCTTCATGATCCCTTTCTTGATCCTGCTGGTGCTTGAGGGCATTCCACTCCTTCACCTGGAGTTCGCCATTGGCCAGCGCCTGAGGAAAAGCAGTGTGGGAGTCTGGAGAACTGTTAGTCCCTACATGGTCGGAGTAG GTATCGCATCCATGTTCGTGTCCTTGCTGGTCAGTCTCTACTACAACACCATCATCGCCTGGGTCATGTGGTACTTCTTCAACTCCTTCCAGGAACCTCTGCCCTGGAGCCAGTGCCCCTTAAATGAAAATAGAACAG GTCTGGTGTCGGACTGCGCAAGGAGCTCTCCTGTGGATTATTTCTGGTACAGGAAGACCCTGAATGTCACCCCGGCCATAGACGAGACAGGCGGTCTGCAGTGGTGGATGGTACTCTGTCTGATTGCGGCGTGGGGCGTGCTTTATGTCTGCTGCATCCGTGGGATTGAGACCACTGGGAAG GCGGTGTACGTGACCTCCACATTACCCTACTTGGTACTCACTATTTTCCTCATCAGAGGACTGACCCTGAAAGGTTCCGTCGATGGAATCAAATTTCTCTTCATGCCAGAT cttgcTGAGTTAGCAAACCCCACTACCTGGCTGGACGCAGGGGCTCAGGTGTTCTACTCCTTCTCTCTGGCCTTTGGGGGTCTCATCTCCTTCTCCAGCTACAACTCTGTGCA TAATAACTGCGAGCAGGATGCTGTCATCATCTCCATCATTAACGCCTTCACCTCGATCTTCGCTGCCACTGTCATCTATACCATCATCGGCTTCAGAGCCACAAAGAGATTTGACGACTGCTTGGGAGG AAACATCCTGACCCTTCTAAACACATTTGATCTGCCAGAAACCAACATCACCGTGCATAACTACGACCAGGTTCTGCGTGACCTTAACGCCACCCATCCAAACATCATCCAGGACCTAAACCTGCCGACCTGCAACCTGAACACCTTCCTCAGCGAG GGCGTGGAGGGCACTGGTTTGGCCTTCATTGTCTTCACTGAGGCCATCACCAAGATGCCCCTGTCGCCCCTGTGGGCCGTCCTGTTCTTCATCATGCTGTTCTGCCTCGGACTCTCCTCCATGTTCGGCAACATCGAAGGAGTGCTGGTTCCCCTGCAGGACCTGGGGGTCTTCCCGAAGAGCTGGCCCAAAGAAGCCATTTCAG GTGTGACGTGTTTGGTGTGTTGCTGTCTTGGCCTGATATTTGTTCAGGGATCAGGGGATTACTGGCTGGCACTCTTCGACAGTTTCGCTGGCTCAATCCCTCTCCTCATTGTGGCTTTCTGCGAGATGGTTGGAGTGGTGTATATCTATGGTGTAGACAG GTTCAATGAAGACCTTGTCTTCATGATCGGTCACAAGCCCAACATCTTCTGGCAAGCCACCTGGCGAGTCATCAGCCCCCTCGTCATGCTGGTCATCTTCCTCTTCTACTTTGTCACCACCATTTCCAAGGAGCTCTTCTACATCGCCTGGGACCCTGAATCG GAGAAATTTCCTACTTTAGAGAAGAAGCCCTATCCATCGTGGATTTATGTCATAATCTTCATCTTGGCTGGGATTCCCAGCCTTTCTGTACCTGGCGCAGCCATTTTCATGGCTATTCGGAAATGGCGAGATAAGGCGTACTCTGGCAATTAG
- the LOC113570701 gene encoding sodium-dependent neutral amino acid transporter B(0)AT3-like, translated as MDDGERAKDIELRRAPEEPPNTDERPKWDNKVQYLLTCIGFAVGLGNVWRFPYLCQVYGGGAFLIPYLIALLLEGLPLLHMELAIGQRLRMGSIGVWNSISPYLGGVGVASLTVSFLVGLFYNTILAWVLWYLFHSFQNPLPWQSCPTKANHTGLLEECERSTPVNYFWYRVTLNITTDIAVSGDPQWWLVVCLALAWCIVYICFIRGIETIGKAIYVTATFPYLVLTIFLIRALTLPGAMLGLHYLFTPNWETLKNPTVWLDAATQIFFSLSLAFGGLIAFSSYNPQKNNCERDALIVGCINSATSIYASIPIFAILGFKAQSNYNDCLNDNILSLINTFNIADGNVTENNYGEWLSYLNSTNPYEVEQLHLKTCDLQTLLDQSASGTGLAFIVFTEAVIKMPGSQVWAVLFFIMLFTLGLSSMFGNLEGVLTPLLDLHLVPKCIPKEIFTGLICVVSFTVALIFTLGSGNYWLEIFNNYVGSLPLLVIAFFEITAVIYIYGANRFSDDIEWMTGHRPNLYWQATWRVISPLMLLVVFLAYVVVQAQDKPTYEAWNPQYVNFPAPEVLAYPDWVYAICILLAAVPCSFIPLWALYQFIPFVYKRLADRQLKNPFATDGYDVET; from the exons ATGGATGACGGTGAACGTGCAAAAGACATAGAGCTGCGCCGAGCTCCGGAGGAGCCCCCGAACACGGATGAGCGGCCCAAGTGGGACAACAAGGTCCAGTACCTGCTGACATGCATCGGGTTCGCGGTTGGGCTGGGCAACGTGTGGCGGTTCCCCTACCTATGCCAGGTGTACGGGGGAG GTGCGTTCCTGATCCCGTACCTCATCGCGTTGCTGCTGGAGGGCCTGCCGCTGCTTCACATGGAGCTGGCCATCGGGCAGAGGCTCCGCATGGGTAGCATAGGTGTCTGGAACTCGATCTCACCGTACCTCggaggagtgg gtgtggcgtCCCTGACCGTCTCTTTTTTAGTGGGTTTGTTCTACAATACTATACTCGCCTGGGTTCTGTGGTACTTGTTCCATTCGTTCCAAAACCCGTTACCTTGGCAGTCTTGTCCCACCAAGGCCAATCACACTG gCCTTTTGGAGGAATGTGAGAGGAGCACGCCAGTGAACTACTTCTGGTACAGAGTGACGCTGAACATCACTACAGACATCGCGGTCAGCGGGGATCCACAGTGGTGGCTCGTGGTGTGTCTGGCTTTAGCCTGGTGTATCGTCTACATCTGCTTCATCCGGGGCATCGAGACCATTGGCAAG GCAATATATGTCACAGCCACCTTCCCCTATCTGGTGCTGACGATCTTCCTGATCCGGGCCTTGACCCTGCCTGGGGCTATGCTTGGACTGCACTACCTCTTCACCCCCAAC TGGGAAACCCTGAAGAACCCCACAGTGTGGCTGGATGCTGCCACACagattttcttctctctgtctctggcctTTGGGGGGTTGATTGCATTTTCCAGTTATAATCCACAAAA GAACAACTGTGAACGAGACGCCCTTATAGTTGGATGCATCAACAGTGCAACGTCAATTTACGCATCGATACCCATTTTTGCTATCCTGGGATTCAAGGCGCAGTCCAACTACAACGACTGTCTAAATGA taatattttaagCTTGATCAACACTTTTAATATTGCGGACGGGAATGTGACAGAGAACAATTATGGGGAATGGCTGTCCTATCTTAATTCCACAAATCCATACGAAGTGGAACAACTTCATCTAAAGACATGCGACCTCCAAACCCTTCTTGACCag AGCGCCTCAGGCACTGGCTTGGCCTTCATCGTGTTCACTGAGGCGGTCATAAAGATGCCCGGCTCCCAGGTCTGGGCAGTGCTCTTCTTTATCATGCTCTTCACGCTGGGTCTCTCGTCGATGTTTGGAAATCTAGAGGGTGTCTTGACCCCTCTGCTGGACCTGCACTTGGTGCCCAAGTGCATTCCTAAAGAGATTTTCACAG GTCTCATCTGCGTAGTCTCCTTCACAGTGGCCCTCATCTTCACTCTGGGCTCTGGGAACTACTGGCTGGAAATTTTTAATAACTATGTGGGCTCCCTTCCTCTGCTGGTCATTGCCTTCTTTGAGATCACAGCCGTGATCTACATCTACGGTGCCAATAG aTTTAGTGACGATATCGAGTGGATGACAGGACACAGGCCCAACCTGTACTGGCAAGCTACATGGAGGGTGATCAGTCCACTAATGTTGCTGGTAGTTTTCCTGGCTTATGTGGTGGTGCAGGCACAAGACAAGCCCACCTATGAAGCATGGAACCCACAATAT GTGAACTTCCCTGCACCTGAGGTGCTGGCCTATCCAGACTGGGTCTATGCCATCTGTATACTCCTGGCAGCTGTTCCCTGCTCCTTCATTCCGCTGTGGGCACTTTATCAGTTCATTCCATTTGTATATAAACGTTTGGCAGACAGACAACTGAAAAACCCCTTTGCTACGGATGGGTATGATGTGGAAACGTAG